The candidate division WOR-3 bacterium genomic interval AATTTCTTATATAATTCTCTTCTTCTGGCTTCTAAGAGTTCGTTTTCTTTTCCCAGATATTCGGCAGCGGTTAAGATTTTTGTCTTATTTTGGTTTAGAATTTCTTTTAGATAATCTTTAAAGTTCTCATCTCTGGTTAAATGGTGGTCTAAAATAATTGTTTCCACATCGGTTTCATTGATAATTCTTTTTATGTTATTTATTGAAATTTCTAAATCTTCTTTTCTATAACGGTAGTTTAACATATAGGTCATCGGACCATCGGCATATAAAATTTTTGGATTATTTTCTAAAATGAAATTTAGTTGGTCGTCGTTAACAATGCCTTGAACATCGGAAGTAAAGATAAAATTTTCATTTTCGTTACTTATTAATATTTGGATAACATATCCTAAATATTCCTTTGGTCCATGTGTTACTGGTGAAGAGAATTTTATTTTTATATTTTCCATCAACCATTCTTTATTATCAGCAATTTCAATTCTTTTGGGTACTCCTTTTATTTTTTCTAAAAAATAATGAGCCCTTATTTTCTGTGATTCATTTATAAAATTTTCCAAGTCTTTTATTAAAAGAATTTTATCTTGATAAATACTAAGTTCATCAGGATTATGATGGTCATAGTGATAATGGGTAATAATTATAATTGAACTCTGTTTTGCTTTCTCTTTGATTAAATTAAGTTGTTCTTCTTTTCTTTGTAATTCTAAGGGATGGGGTGGAAGGTTAAATCGTGATGGTGATAAGGCAACGGCTGGGTCAATTAAAATACCAATATTCTCACTTTCCACATAGGTTGCCATACTTCTTGTTCCTAAGGAATCACTTGCCAATGGAACGATTTTCATATTTTCTTATTTTATTTATTCTTCTTAAATGTCTACCACCTTCAAAATCTTCATTAAGGAAAGTTGAAACTATTTCTTTGGCAGTTTCTAAAGAAGTGAAATTTGCTGCCAATACTAATATATTAGCATTATTGTGATTTCTTGCCATTTTTGCCATTTCTTTATTTAAACAAAGAGTTGCCCTTATTCCTTTTACTTTGTTAGCAGAGATTGACATTCCTAATCCGGAACCGCAGATTAAAATACCCCGATTGATTTCTTTTTTTATTAATGCTTCGCAAAGGGGAAAAGCAAAATCCGGATAATCGCAAGGTTCTTCGGAATAGGTTCCGAAATCTTTTATTTGATAATTATTTTCTTCTAAAAATTTTTTTAAATCTTCCTTTAAACGGAATCCTCGATGGTCGGCACCAATACCAATTTTCATAAATAGGTTAACCAACCATATTTATCTTCTTTTTCACCATTAACAATGGTAAAGAATTCTTCTTGTAATT includes:
- the rpiB gene encoding ribose 5-phosphate isomerase B, whose amino-acid sequence is MKIGIGADHRGFRLKEDLKKFLEENNYQIKDFGTYSEEPCDYPDFAFPLCEALIKKEINRGILICGSGLGMSISANKVKGIRATLCLNKEMAKMARNHNNANILVLAANFTSLETAKEIVSTFLNEDFEGGRHLRRINKIRKYENRSIGK
- a CDS encoding MBL fold metallo-hydrolase, coding for MKIVPLASDSLGTRSMATYVESENIGILIDPAVALSPSRFNLPPHPLELQRKEEQLNLIKEKAKQSSIIIITHYHYDHHNPDELSIYQDKILLIKDLENFINESQKIRAHYFLEKIKGVPKRIEIADNKEWLMENIKIKFSSPVTHGPKEYLGYVIQILISNENENFIFTSDVQGIVNDDQLNFILENNPKILYADGPMTYMLNYRYRKEDLEISINNIKRIINETDVETIILDHHLTRDENFKDYLKEILNQNKTKILTAAEYLGKENELLEARRRELYKKL